In Oncorhynchus clarkii lewisi isolate Uvic-CL-2024 chromosome 2, UVic_Ocla_1.0, whole genome shotgun sequence, one DNA window encodes the following:
- the LOC139375146 gene encoding eukaryotic translation initiation factor 4 gamma 2b isoform X2 has translation MLGNIKFISELGKLDLIHESILHKCIKTLLEKKKRVQLKDMGEDVECLCQIMRTVGPRLDHDKAKSLMDQYFGRMLSLMNNKELPARIRFLLQDTVELRDNNWVPRKAFIDNGPKTINQIRQEAVKDLGVFIPATMAQGMKMDFFLEGPFMPNRMKMETLGGLADMFGQMPGGGIGTGPGVIQDRFSPTMGRHRSNPLYNGNGHNSHNTAPQPQSQFEMGSNKPFIKSNQVQNQHFQNQQVQSNKDMPPRFSKKGQLNLDEISLRPAQSFLLNKNQVPKLQPQMPTMIPPSTNTPPMGQSPQLGLKSNPLPIQEKPQKSSKKPPPAREELLKITETVVTEYLNGKHIDEAVNGIRDMKAPKHFLAEMLGKVIVVSLDRSDDDKEHASTLIHTLRTEGLITGENFMQAFLNVLDQCPKIEVDVPLVKSYLAQFAARAIISELVSVAELAQPLENGTHFPLFLLCLQQTARLKDKEWLTDLFQQSKVNMQKMLPEIDQNKDRMLEILEGKGLSFLFPLLKLEKDLLLQIKADPSPQAIYKWIKDNISPKLHTDKGFVNILMTSFLQYISGELCCVEVVEEEEEEEGSGGEEQVAGPSKEQLDQEKQLLLSFKPVMQKFLHDQPQLQVSALYALQVHCNASHFPKGMLLRYYVHFYDMEIIEEEAFLAWKEDITQEFPGKGKALFQVNQWLTWLETAEEEESEEEAD, from the exons ATGCTTGGAAACATTAAATTCATCTCGGAACTTGGCAAACTCGACCTCATCCATGAATCTATCCTTCATAAGTGCATCAAAACA CTTTTGGAAAAGAAGAAGAGAGTCCAGCTCAAGGATATGGGGGAGGATGTGGAGTGCCTCTGTCAGATAATGAGAACAGTGGGCCCTAGACTCGACCATGACAAAGCTAAG TCTTTAATGGACCAGTACTTTGGCCGTATGCTATCCTTAATGAACAACAAGGAGTTGCCTGCCAGGATCCGCTTCCTGCTGCAGGACACGGTGGAGCTGCGGGACAACAACTGGGTCCCCCGCAAAGCATTCATCGACAATGGACCAAAGACCATCAACCAGATCCGCCAGGAGGCAGTGAAA GATTTGGGTGTTTTCATTCCAGCGACCATGGCTCAGGGGATGAAGATGGACTTCTTCTTGGAAGGCCCCTTCATGCCCAACCGAATGAAAATGGAGACTCTCGGGGGATTGGCTGACATGTTTGGGCAAATGCCAG GCGGTGGGATCGGGACGGGCCCGGGGGTCATTCAGGACCGGTTCTCTCCCACTATGGGACGTCATCGCTCCAATCCGCTCTACAACGGCAACGGACACAACAGCCACAACACCGCCCCCCAACCACAGTCTCAGTTCGAAATGGGTTCCAACAAGCCCTTCATCAAGTCCAACCAG GTGCAGAATCAGCATTTCCAGAACCAGCAGGTCCAGTCCAACAAGGACATGCCTCCACGCTTCAGCAAGAAGGGACAACTCAACTTAGATGAG ATCAGCCTGAGACCGGCTCAGTCTTTCCTCCTCAACAAGAACCAGGTTCCCAAATTGCAGCCCCAGATGCCCACTATGATCCCCCCCAGCACCAACACCCCTCCAATGGGACAG tCTCCACAGCTCGGCCTCAAAAGCAACCCTCTTCCCATTCAGGAGAAACCTCAGAAGAGCAGCAAGAAACCACCGCCGGCTAGGGAAGAGCTGCTAAAAATAACA GAGACAGTTGTGACAGAGTACCTGAACGGTAAGCACATTGATGAAGCTGTTAACGGCATCAGAGACATGAAGGCTCCCAAGCACTTTCTGGCAGAGATGCTGGGTAAGGTCATCGTGGTGTCGCTGGACCGGTCTGACGACGACAAGGAGCACGCCAGCACCCTCATCCACACACTACGTACCGAGGGCCTCATCACCGGGGAGAACTTCATGCAG GCTTTCCTCAACGTGCTGGACCAGTGTCCTAAGATCGAGGTGGACGTTCCCCTGGTCAAGTCGTACCTGGCCCAGTTTGCAGCACGGGCCATTATATCTGAGCTCGTGAGCGTGGCGGAGCTGGCCCAACCACTGGAGAATGGAACCCACTTCCCCCTCTTCCTGCTCTGCCTGCAGCAGACTGCCAGACTCAAGGACAAGGAGTGGCTCACTGACCTCTTTCAACAGAGCAAGGTCAACATGCAGAAGATGCTACCCG AGATAGACCAGAACAAGGACCGCATGCTGGAGATCCTGGAGGGTAAGGGTCTGAGCTTCTTGTTCCCCCTGTTGAAGCTGGAGAAGGACCTGTTGCTGCAGATCAAGGCTGACCCCTCTCCCCAGGCCATCTACAAGTGGATCAAAGACAACATTTCCCCCAAGCTCCACACTGACAAGGGCTTTGTCAACATCCTCATGACCAG TTTCCTGCAGTACATctcaggggagctgtgttgtgtggaggtggtggaggaggaggaagaggaggagggcagTGGTGGAGAAGAGCAGGTGGCAGGGCCCTCCAAAGAACAGCTTGACCAGGAGAAGCAGCTGCTGCTGTCCTTCAAACCAGTCATGCAAAAGTTCCTACATGACCAGCCTCAGCTGCAGGTCTCCGCCCTGTACGCCCTGCAAGTGCACTGTAACGCCAGCCACTTCCCCAAAG GCATGCTGCTGCGCTACTATGTCCACTTCTACGACATGGAGATCATTGAAGAAGAAGCCTTCCTAGCATGGAAAGAAGATATTACCCAAGAATTCCCTGGAAAAGGAAAAGCTTTATTCCAG GTCAACCAGTGGCTAACCTGGTTGGAAACAGCTGAGGAAGAGGAGTCTGAAGAAGAGGCCGACTGA
- the LOC139375146 gene encoding eukaryotic translation initiation factor 4 gamma 2b isoform X1 encodes MQQEWLQQSKIKENASSGGGGVRGAPQHNPKTVGNSEFLGKPPGHSAPKWVPSRSTRRDANSSNEKERHDAIFRKVRGILNKLTPEKFDKLCLELLNVGVDTKLVLKAIILLIVDKALEEPKYSSLYAQLCLRLAEDAPNFDGPSSEIQTSQKQSTTFRRLLISKLQDEFENRSRNVEIYDKHDNPLTSEEEEQRAIAKIKMLGNIKFISELGKLDLIHESILHKCIKTLLEKKKRVQLKDMGEDVECLCQIMRTVGPRLDHDKAKSLMDQYFGRMLSLMNNKELPARIRFLLQDTVELRDNNWVPRKAFIDNGPKTINQIRQEAVKDLGVFIPATMAQGMKMDFFLEGPFMPNRMKMETLGGLADMFGQMPGGGIGTGPGVIQDRFSPTMGRHRSNPLYNGNGHNSHNTAPQPQSQFEMGSNKPFIKSNQVQNQHFQNQQVQSNKDMPPRFSKKGQLNLDEISLRPAQSFLLNKNQVPKLQPQMPTMIPPSTNTPPMGQSPQLGLKSNPLPIQEKPQKSSKKPPPAREELLKITETVVTEYLNGKHIDEAVNGIRDMKAPKHFLAEMLGKVIVVSLDRSDDDKEHASTLIHTLRTEGLITGENFMQAFLNVLDQCPKIEVDVPLVKSYLAQFAARAIISELVSVAELAQPLENGTHFPLFLLCLQQTARLKDKEWLTDLFQQSKVNMQKMLPEIDQNKDRMLEILEGKGLSFLFPLLKLEKDLLLQIKADPSPQAIYKWIKDNISPKLHTDKGFVNILMTSFLQYISGELCCVEVVEEEEEEEGSGGEEQVAGPSKEQLDQEKQLLLSFKPVMQKFLHDQPQLQVSALYALQVHCNASHFPKGMLLRYYVHFYDMEIIEEEAFLAWKEDITQEFPGKGKALFQVNQWLTWLETAEEEESEEEAD; translated from the exons TGCTTCTtcgggaggaggaggtgttaggGGTGCACCTCAGCACAATCCCAAGACTGTCGGCAACAG CGAGTTCCTGGGGAAACCCCCAGGGCACAGCGCTCCGAAATGGGTTCCTTCACGAAGCACTAGACGAGATGCCAACTCCAGCAATGAAAAAGAGCGACACGATGCAATCTTCAGGAAAGTGAGGGG CATACTCAACAAGCTCACGCCTGAGAAGTTTGACAAGCTATGCCTTGAGCTACTCAACGTGGGCGTAGATACAAAACTCGTCCTTAAAGCAATCATCTTGCTG atTGTAGACAAAGCCCTAGAAGAGCCCAAATATAGCTCGCTCTATGCTCAGCTATGTCTGCGTTTGGCAGAGGACGCACCAAACTTTGATGGCCCTTCATCCGAAATCCAAACATCCCAAAAGCAGAGCACT ACCTTCAGAAGACTTCTAATTTCCAAGCTTCAAGATGAATTTGAAAATCGCAGCAGAAATGTTGAAA TCTATGACAAACATGACAACCCTCTTACttctgaggaggaggagcagcgTGCCATTGCCAAGATCAAGATGCTTGGAAACATTAAATTCATCTCGGAACTTGGCAAACTCGACCTCATCCATGAATCTATCCTTCATAAGTGCATCAAAACA CTTTTGGAAAAGAAGAAGAGAGTCCAGCTCAAGGATATGGGGGAGGATGTGGAGTGCCTCTGTCAGATAATGAGAACAGTGGGCCCTAGACTCGACCATGACAAAGCTAAG TCTTTAATGGACCAGTACTTTGGCCGTATGCTATCCTTAATGAACAACAAGGAGTTGCCTGCCAGGATCCGCTTCCTGCTGCAGGACACGGTGGAGCTGCGGGACAACAACTGGGTCCCCCGCAAAGCATTCATCGACAATGGACCAAAGACCATCAACCAGATCCGCCAGGAGGCAGTGAAA GATTTGGGTGTTTTCATTCCAGCGACCATGGCTCAGGGGATGAAGATGGACTTCTTCTTGGAAGGCCCCTTCATGCCCAACCGAATGAAAATGGAGACTCTCGGGGGATTGGCTGACATGTTTGGGCAAATGCCAG GCGGTGGGATCGGGACGGGCCCGGGGGTCATTCAGGACCGGTTCTCTCCCACTATGGGACGTCATCGCTCCAATCCGCTCTACAACGGCAACGGACACAACAGCCACAACACCGCCCCCCAACCACAGTCTCAGTTCGAAATGGGTTCCAACAAGCCCTTCATCAAGTCCAACCAG GTGCAGAATCAGCATTTCCAGAACCAGCAGGTCCAGTCCAACAAGGACATGCCTCCACGCTTCAGCAAGAAGGGACAACTCAACTTAGATGAG ATCAGCCTGAGACCGGCTCAGTCTTTCCTCCTCAACAAGAACCAGGTTCCCAAATTGCAGCCCCAGATGCCCACTATGATCCCCCCCAGCACCAACACCCCTCCAATGGGACAG tCTCCACAGCTCGGCCTCAAAAGCAACCCTCTTCCCATTCAGGAGAAACCTCAGAAGAGCAGCAAGAAACCACCGCCGGCTAGGGAAGAGCTGCTAAAAATAACA GAGACAGTTGTGACAGAGTACCTGAACGGTAAGCACATTGATGAAGCTGTTAACGGCATCAGAGACATGAAGGCTCCCAAGCACTTTCTGGCAGAGATGCTGGGTAAGGTCATCGTGGTGTCGCTGGACCGGTCTGACGACGACAAGGAGCACGCCAGCACCCTCATCCACACACTACGTACCGAGGGCCTCATCACCGGGGAGAACTTCATGCAG GCTTTCCTCAACGTGCTGGACCAGTGTCCTAAGATCGAGGTGGACGTTCCCCTGGTCAAGTCGTACCTGGCCCAGTTTGCAGCACGGGCCATTATATCTGAGCTCGTGAGCGTGGCGGAGCTGGCCCAACCACTGGAGAATGGAACCCACTTCCCCCTCTTCCTGCTCTGCCTGCAGCAGACTGCCAGACTCAAGGACAAGGAGTGGCTCACTGACCTCTTTCAACAGAGCAAGGTCAACATGCAGAAGATGCTACCCG AGATAGACCAGAACAAGGACCGCATGCTGGAGATCCTGGAGGGTAAGGGTCTGAGCTTCTTGTTCCCCCTGTTGAAGCTGGAGAAGGACCTGTTGCTGCAGATCAAGGCTGACCCCTCTCCCCAGGCCATCTACAAGTGGATCAAAGACAACATTTCCCCCAAGCTCCACACTGACAAGGGCTTTGTCAACATCCTCATGACCAG TTTCCTGCAGTACATctcaggggagctgtgttgtgtggaggtggtggaggaggaggaagaggaggagggcagTGGTGGAGAAGAGCAGGTGGCAGGGCCCTCCAAAGAACAGCTTGACCAGGAGAAGCAGCTGCTGCTGTCCTTCAAACCAGTCATGCAAAAGTTCCTACATGACCAGCCTCAGCTGCAGGTCTCCGCCCTGTACGCCCTGCAAGTGCACTGTAACGCCAGCCACTTCCCCAAAG GCATGCTGCTGCGCTACTATGTCCACTTCTACGACATGGAGATCATTGAAGAAGAAGCCTTCCTAGCATGGAAAGAAGATATTACCCAAGAATTCCCTGGAAAAGGAAAAGCTTTATTCCAG GTCAACCAGTGGCTAACCTGGTTGGAAACAGCTGAGGAAGAGGAGTCTGAAGAAGAGGCCGACTGA